CCGCGCCGGCGAAGCGCGTTGTCCATCCGCGAAACCGCCTGTGCCGAATCACGAAGCGCGCGCCGGCGCCGTGCGGGTAACATCCGTCACCGCACACCGCACACCGCACACCGCACACCGCCGGGCGCCTTGCCCGTCAAGACCGGGTGGCGCCCGTGCCGTCCCGATCCATCCTGACCTTCCATCGAACATCCATGCGCATCTACCACAACCCCCGCTGCTCCAAGTCCCGCGCCGCGCTGGAGCGCGCCGAAGCCTTCGCCGGCCAGGCCGGCGAGCCGCTCGATGTCATCGACTACCTGAAGACCCCGCCCACGCTGGCCGAGCTGAAGGCGCTGGCGCAGCAGCTCGACACGCCGGTCCGCGCGCTGGCGCGGGAGAACGAAGACGAGTACGCCCAGCTCAACCTCGCCGATCCGTCGCTCTCCGACGAAGCGCTGCTCGAGGCCATCGCCGCCCATCCCAAGCTGCTGCAGCGCCCGGTGCTGGTGCGCGACGGCCGCGCCATCATCGGCCGCACGCC
The sequence above is a segment of the Ralstonia nicotianae genome. Coding sequences within it:
- the arsC gene encoding arsenate reductase (glutaredoxin) (This arsenate reductase requires both glutathione and glutaredoxin to convert arsenate to arsenite, after which the efflux transporter formed by ArsA and ArsB can extrude the arsenite from the cell, providing resistance.), with the translated sequence MRIYHNPRCSKSRAALERAEAFAGQAGEPLDVIDYLKTPPTLAELKALAQQLDTPVRALARENEDEYAQLNLADPSLSDEALLEAIAAHPKLLQRPVLVRDGRAIIGRTPEALDAFLK